The sequence AAAGCCCTTCCACTTCTCGCGCTTAATCAGAGCCATCAGCGCGGCGTCGACGATGGCAAAGTAAATCTTGGCAGCGTCCGCCGGGCCGTTGCCCTTGATGAACGTCATGGGAAGATAAAGGCCGTCATCCACGTCCATCTGCTGCGGCGGCATCCAAGCGCGCCGGTTGAGGAGCTTGTATGCCTCGCTGCCCTGCGTGAAAAAGCGGGGGATGATCTGTTTTTTGAGAAGTCGCTTGGTCTCGCTGGCGATCACTGCCCTGAGATGCTCCCGGATCTTCTTTTTTGCGATCTTGAGCTTGCCCTGCTCGTGGTCCAAGAGTTCAAGCTTCGATAAGAGGTCGACGCCCCCATTGGCGCCATGAAGCAGCTTTTCGACATTGGCCATCGGGCCGCACCTTTCTGTTCGCAGCTCTTTGCCACCGGCGGCTCTTCAATCCGAGGGGAGGACGACTTTCCGTCCAGCGGCACGAATCGATGGCTAAAGCTGTATTATAAGGCTTTCAGATTGGCTGGAGAACGAATTGGAAACAAAATCCACAAAAAATAAGAAGTTTCAGATACTTGCCCTTAGTGGCGGCGGCTATTTGGGCCTCTATTCGTGCGATATCCTAGCGCGTCTGGAGGAAAGGGCCGGCAGGCCCATCGGAAGCTGCTTTGATTTGATCGCCGGAACGTCTGTCGGCGGCATTCTTGCTGCAGGAGTTGCGCTTGAAGTGCCGGCGTCCCGCATGCGCGCTCTGTTTATTGAACGGGGGCAGAGCATCTTTTCGGCGCGACCGCGGCCAAGCCTGGGATGGCTAGATGCCGGTCGATCGTTGTTCAGCTCGAAGTATGACGGGAAAGCCCTGCAGAGCGTAGTCACCGAAATCATCGGCGATCAGACGACGATGGCCGCCTGCAAGCATCGTCTCATCATCCCAACGGTGAATATGACCAAGGGGAGCGTGCAGATGTTCAAGACCGGCCATCATCCGGACTTCACGCTCGATCCCAAGCGGCGGCTTGTCGATGTTGTGATGGCGACGAGTGCCGCTCCCACTTATTTTCCCTTGGCCGAGATCGGCAACGCGCACTATGCCGATGGTGGCCTGGTGGCAAATGCCCCGGATCAATGTGCCCTGCACGAAGCAACGCATTTCCTGGGCCAGGATATGCATCACATATCGATCTTGAGCATCGGGACGACTTCAACTGGATTTTCGCTCAAGCGATCGCTCGGCCGCAATTTCGGTAGCGCAAAATGGATGACGCGGGGCCGTTTGTTGAGGACTATCGTGTCCTCCCAGCAGCAGTTGGTTGATTACATGTTGCGCCATCAATTGGGCGATCGCTATCTGAGGATCGATGCTACGCAATCGGAAGAGCAGCAGGCCGATCTAGCCTTGGACGTTGCGAATGCCGATGCTCAAGGAACTCTGCTGGGGCTGGCAGAAGGCAGCTTCCAGAAGGTCGCTGCCGATCCGAGGCTTCCGCATTTTCTGCAACATATGCCGGATTCGCCCGAATTTCCGGGCGCGGCCTTGGCGACGCGATAAATCGTTCAGGTGCGCTTTTTAAGCTGGATCGATCCCTTGGTATTGCGATCGGTCCAGTAGTGCCCGTTCATTTTTTTCAAAGGCTTGCCGACGACGCGGTAGCGGAAGGCGCCATAATGAATTTCAGTCTCGGTGCCACGGGCGAGAATGTCGGGATCACTTTGGTAGACGCCGATCACTTCATACGCGCCGTCGCTGTGCCGGATCAATCGCCCCGCAAGTTGAAATGAGCGATTTTCATTTGGCTCTTCTCCAGTGACCAAACGAACCGACAGGGTCGAATAGGTTTGCGTGATGGTGGCAGTACCGGTGATGGCCTTTTTCTCCTGGCTTCCTTGCTCGGTGTAAGACGACATCATGGTTGCTGCCCATTCACCTGACAGATCCGGCGTCGTATGGAATAGCTTGAAGGGCCAATATCGCCACAAGGTTCGGTCGAAGGCAGTCAGGAGAACGGTAACTATCGCGACCGTGACTGAGAATGGCTTGGCGTAGTCCCAAGATAGGTTTACTCCGAAGAACAGGAGTGAGATTGCCCAGACCGCGGCAGCCACGATGATGATTACAGAAATCGAAAAGCCTGAAGGCATGTCCGCAAATGTCTGAAATGGATATTGAGGCGATAGTCCGCAAAGTACATTCTGAAGGCCTTCCTCGCTACCCTTTGCTGGTGGTGTTCTTCACGGGAAGCGAGGAGCCTCCGGACTGTGTTTCGATGCGTCGCGTTCCAATGCCGAGCTCCGGTTTTGTGTTCGACAAGGATTTCGGCAGCAGGGTTCGGGTGGCTATGGCAGGTAATGAGAGCGCTCACGATGGGGCGGTCGCGTTCGGTCGAATAACGAATACCGAACCTTACCGGTGCGTCGGTTGGTCTTATCGGATTATCGCCGGAACGACTCCTGAGAGCGCGGAAGCCAACAGGGGCGCGGCGTATAACAGTGCAGTCTCATTGTCTCTGAGCGCTGGGGTCGATCTTGTTTGCTTATTTTCACGTGAGCTCGAGCTGTTCTCTGGCGGACAGCGGTTCGTTTGTTCGAAGGCCAGTAGGTTGGCCGGTGAGGGTGGCACGGCCCCCGAATCCCCGGTTTGACGCCCTTGAAAGGGACCAGATCGGTCCTATTTCTCTATAAATCATTGATTTTACAGAGGAAACCTTTTCTCATTCAGCGCTTGTAGAGTGTCAGAAGTGCGCCTATGTTTCTGACACTGGAGAAGTGCCATGACCCCCCTGAGCACCCGGATTTTGGAAGCCACCAAAGAACTGCCCGAAGGCGCGCCCATCGCTGCCAAGGCCCTTTTGCACCTTGGAAAGCGTGCTGCCGTCGATCAGGCCCTTTCGCGTCTTGCTGAGCGAGGAAAACTCCTGCGCGCGAAGCGAGGGGTATATCTGCGTCCGGTCGAAAGCCGTTTCGGGATTAGAGCCCCCTCGGTCGAAAAGGTCGTTGAGGAGACTAAGGCGCGCAGTGGTGAAACCATTGTTTCCAGCGGCGCTGCAGCGGCGAACCACCTCGGTTTGACGACGCAGGTCCCTGTGCGGCAGGTCTATTTGACTTCCGGTCCTTCCCGCGAGCTCCATCTTGGCAAGCTAGTCGTGGAGTTCAAGCATGCACCGGGTTGGCAACTTACCCTGGCCAACCGTCGTGCAGGTGAGGTCGTGCGCGCGCTTGCCTGGTTCGGTCCCGAGACCGCAAGACAAGCCCTGCGGTCCGTCAGTCAGCGACTGACTCCGACTGAAGTGAACGAGCTGAGATCTGCCGCGTCTTCATTGCCGACTTGGCTTGCCAGGCCGGTAAGCGAACTACGCGTTGGATAAGTTCTTAAATCTATCTGATGCCGAGCGTCGCGAGGCGCTCGGCGTTGCTGCCTCGAATTCAGGGCGGCCTACGCATCTTCTTGAAAAAGATGTTTGGGTCGTTTGGTGCCTGAACGCGCTTTTCTCCTCGCCGCTGGGCGAGCACCTCGTCTTCAAGGGCGGAACGTCCCTTTCCAAGGCCTACGGCGCAATCCGCCGTTTCTCGGAAGACGTCGATCTCACCTACGACATTCGCGCGATAGCTCCGGACCTGGTGAACACCAGCGACGACAATCCGGTCCCTCAGAACCGCAGTCAAAGTAAAAAGTGGAGCGACAAGGCAAGAGAACGGCTTCCGGGGTGGGTGAAGGACGAGGCGCTCCCAGTAATCAACCAGCGTCTCTCAGACGATAAACTCAGCGCCAAGGCTGAAGCCAAGGACGAAAAAATTTTCGTCACCTACGCCCCCCTAGAGACTGGCAATGGCTATGTGGGCGCTGCCGTAATGCTGGAATTCGGCGCACGGTCGACTGGCGAGCCGAGCGAGCTTCACGACGTCGTTTGCGACGCTGCCGAATATCTCGAAACTCTCGAGTTTCCGACCGCCAAGCCCAAGACCATGAAAGCGGAACGGACCTTCTGGGAGAAGGCGACCGCAATTCATGTCTTTTGTGTTCAAGGGAAACTGAAAGGCGAACGCTTCGCTCGCCACTGGTATGACCTCGTCAGGTTGGACGATGTTAAAATTGCCGAGGCCGCTCTGAAAGATCGCAAGCTCGCGGCAACCGTTGCCGACCACAAATCATGGTTCTTCGTGGAAAAGGATCCGACAGGCGCGGTTATCGACTATAAAAAAGCCGTCGCCGGCGCATTGAAGCTGGTGCCCACAGGGCAGTCGCGGACTGTCCTGGAGCAGGATTACCGGCATATGGTTAATGACGGCCTGTTGCTCGATGCGCCCGATACATTTGACGAATTAATGCGCCGCTGCGCGGAGATCGAAGCGCGCGCGAATAAGTCGGCTTGAATTTTCCTAACATTGCAAACCTGTCCGACGAAACTGCACTGGATGCCTCGCATTTAGATTAGGTATCGCCGAACGTTCCAGTGACGCTTAGTCTATCATGGCGTCGAAAGCTTCGCATATTCCGCTTCGCCGTCTCCTCACGACGAACCATGAGTACAGGTTTCCGAGGTGATCTTGGGCCTTCTCAAAAAGTTATTATCCAAAAATGAGAGGCCGGAGCAGCTCCACTTGATGATAAGCAGGGCTGACTGCCCAGCAGCAAATCAATCCCAACCTTCCAAAGCAGCTGCTCGATGATCCCTCACGAGCAACCACTATGTACTCAGCTGGGACGATCGAGAAGGTGCTTCAATCCCTCACATCGGCGCTCCAGAGCATCTTTTTCGTCGGTCTGATCACCTATGTGCTGCTGTATCCGCTACTTTCAAAAGCGGAAGCAGTGCAATGGCTGACGTTTTCGGGAACGCCTGACCGGGTCTTGGTGACTTACACGGCGGAGCCTGTCCGGACCGTCCTCGCTTTCTTCCTCTTCATATACTTCTTGCCCGACTTTCTTGTCAGGTGGCTCAGGACACGCCCGCTCTATCAGGCTGTGCTGAAAGGCTTCAAATATCATCTGGCGCCAGCGGCTTCGGCCCTCGGGTTGTTGTATCTGGCCATCGCATTCGGAAGCCACTATCACTTCAATATGCGCGACAGTCTGGGCAGTTTCTGTCGCGAAAACGAGAAACTCGGTCTGAGCCACGACGGTTTCCAATCCGTCGGGGACAAGCGGCAGGCGGAGTTCGTCTTCGACACCTCTCCCGACGACTCGGGCGATCTATGCCTTTCGACCGGCGTCTACCTGAAAACCGGGAAACGCTATCACATTTCCGTCGAGAGACTGCCCGAAGAAAACGACTCGAATTTAGGCAAATGGACGTTTTTCGGCGAGACGTCTTATATGGGTGGTCAACCCGTCTCTCACCTTCCCCCCATCAAGTCGGCTATCCTGGCCACGCTATTCCCGTTGCGGCGAACCTTCGATCGCCCATGGGGAACCATCATCTTCCGCATCGGTGGCAAGGGCAACGAGGAGGACTTTCTCGGAAGAGATCCTCCACCCCAAGGCGACCCCTTGCTCGCGGGCGACACCTATCCTCCGGTCCCCCAAAAATCCGAATTGCTCGAGGAGGGCCTGACACCCAAACGGGATGGGGAGCTCTTCGTTTATCTCAACAAGCCTGTGATCGGTCTGTGGAGTTCTGAGTCTGTCGTCAGCAAATGGGTTGGGAATACCGGGAAGGCCAAAATCACAATCGAAAAATAGCCGTGATCGCGGCCCTTGCGAACGGCCGATCAGACTGATGCCCGTGTATCGGGGATCGCGGGACGGGCAGCGGCTTGGGTGGGTCCGAGCCAGCCGACCCAAATCTGGGGATGACGCTAATGCCTGGGGACCTTCCTAGCGTTCCGACGCGGCGGGAATCGGCAGAATTCCGCGACATACTCCGCTTCGATGAGAGCCACGATGAGGACCAGGATCGCGGTGTCGGTCGCGAAGGCATCTGAGATCGGTGAGGAACGGCGCCTGACGATAGAGGGTTCGCCCCTCGCCTTCATACGTACCGGCGGCCGCCGGTGCGCCGTTCTGCTGATCCACGGCAATTCTGCCTGCAAGGAGATCTTCGAGCATCAGATCTCTTTTTTGGCAAATCGAGGGCATGATGTCGTGGCGCCGGACCTGCCCGGGCACGGCTCATCGGGGAATGCATCCGAGCCGCGGTCGACGTATAGCTTCCCGGGGTACGCCAGGACGCTGCGCGTGCTCATGCAGACGCTCGGCATAAGCTCCTTCCATGTCGTAGGGTGGTCGCTGGGCGGTCACATCGGTATCGAAATGTGGGTCGGAGACGAGACCGTCCGGTCGTTGTTGATCACGGGAACGCCTCCGGTCCGGCTGAGCGCTGCGGGAGCATCCGAAGGCTTTCGTCCGTCCCCGGTGATGGATCTAGCCGGCAAGGCTGCGTTTTCGCAGGCGGATGTGCGGGATTACGCCAGCGCGATGCTCGGGGCGCCGGTGGATCCTAAATCCTGGTTCGGACGGCGCGTCGCCAGGACGGACGGCGAAGCCAGGAGGCTGATGTTGGAGAATGGCTTGGCGGGAGTGGGACACGACCAGGTCGATGCAGTCTCGGATTGCCCCAGACCGTTGGCCATCGTGCAGGGGAAAAACGATCCTTTCGTCGATCTTACCCACATCCGCAGCTTGACGTACCGTAACTTATGGTTGAAAAATCCTATCATAATAAGCGGGGGGCATGCACCGCATTGGATGTGCCCGAACGAATTCAATAGCTGTCTGGGAGGTTTCATCACCGAGTAGGTTGCCTTAGCCAAGGCTGGGGGCTCTATGATTGCGACTATTGAACATTTCATTTCCTCTTCTCAATCTGTTTTCACCCCGGAATCTCTGCGCGAACTCTATCTGGAAGCAATCGAGGACGAGGGTTATCAGAACGCGGTCTTCGCGAGGACGCGCGACGGTCGCCTGGTTGATATTCCTTGGACGCGCTTTCCTGAGGGGTATGCTGACTGCTACGTCGCCAATCAATGGGACAAGCTCGATCCCGTGGTGCATTTCGTGCGCTTGGCGCGATGCCCCTTCTCGTGGGAAGACGTCTGCGCGAGGATGAACCTGTCTGCGGACCAGAAGCGCTTTCTGGCGGCATGCAGAGACATGGGGGTTCATTCCGGGGTAACCGTTCCGCTGCATGGTCCCGGCACCGACATCGACCTCATCAGTCTCAGCCTGCGGGATGAAAAGCGCGCACCCGAGGGACGAATGGCGACCATCTACGGACTGTCCTTCCAGTACCGTATACGCCTCAGCGAGATCACCGATGAGTGCGCGAAACCGAGGAGCGAGCTCACCTCCAAGGAGGTCGAATGCCTCCAGTGGTGCAAGGAGGGAAAGACGAACTGGGAAATCGGCGAGATTCTTTCCATCTCGGAGAAGACCGTCGAGTTTCACGTCTCCAACACAATTCGGAAGCTCGGGGTCAGCAACCGGATCACAGCGGTAGTCAAGGCGATCCAAATCGGAATCATATCGATCTAGGGGCAGCGTGGCTTCGGCTTCGCATTATGCGGCACGGCTGTCGCACGAGGCTTTAGCGCCTTGCGTTTCGATCGCTTGACCGAGCCGTCCAAGGCCTTCGCTCAGAAGATCGGCTTCGATATTTAGCGGCGGGAATATCTTGATCACCTCGTCGTAGGGGCCGCACGTTTCCAGGAGGATCCTTCTGTTGCGAGCTTCATCCGCAACGGCTCTTGCAACTCGCGGTTCGTGGAATCGCAGGCCCGCCATCATGCCGAGACCCTTCTTGCGTTCCACGACATCCGGAAACGCTTCGGCGGCCCCGTCGAGCCATGCGTCGAGCGTCGACGACCTCGTCTCGATGTCCGTCCGCAGATTTGAGCCCCGCCACTCCTCCATCGCCGCGGTCGCGGCCACGAACGCGAGGCTGTTGCCTCGGAATGTTCCGTTGTGCTCTCCCGGCTTCCATACATCGAACTGCGGCAGGACGAGCAGCAGCGCCATTGGCAGGCCTGCCCCGCTGATCGATTTCGAGAGACAGACCATGTCCGGGACTATGCCGGCGCGTTCGAAACTGAAGAAGTCTCCCGTCCGACCGCAACCAGCCTGGACGTCGTCCACGATCAGGAGCGCGCCGATCTCGGTGCATATTTTCCTGAGCGTTCGTAGCCAGGCGATGCTCGCTACGTTCAACCCGCCTTCGCCCTGGACGGTTTCGACGATGATCGCCGCCACCGGGTCGAGCCCCCCTGACGGATCGCGCGCCATCTGGCCGAAGCGGACAGGAAATCGATGAATTCGTTTCCCTCGGCGTCCCACACCCTCGCCCCGCGCGCCTCTGCGAAAAGGTTGGGCATCTGTCTGCAGTAGTAGCGAACACCGGATTCGAGTTCCTGGAAGATGTCGACATCTCTCAAGGTTTTCGCCTCCTTACCTTGACTTCGTTCAGGTCGCGCTGATCGACCGTCTCGTCCGATCGAGCCCTCCTGTTCAGTTTTTTACGGATTGAAAGCAAATCGCACGAGATGGATTCCAATCCCGCCCCGCGGGCGACGTCGCTCAGATACAAGACGGCCTCGGCCATGCGCCTCGCAACGAGCTCCGGCGACCCCGCTTCATCGTTATGATCGCTCACGCCGCCCTCTCGTCGACGTGACCGCTGTGCACTCTGACCGTTCCGATACCGTATCTGGCGCAGTGATATTCCGGCCGCACGCAATTCCTAGGCACGAAGAAGGCCCGTTCGATCTCTCCCTCGATGAGCGCTGGTTCTCCCAGCCAGGTGATGCCGCTCCTGATGAAGTGCGACAGAAGATGGGCCCGGGTAACTCCCACGATGCCGTTCGCTTCCACCCGCTCGAGGTAATCTGCAACGGCACTCAGAAGCTCGGGAATTATCGTGCGCCGCACGATCCGGGTGACTGATTTGTCGACGCACACCCGCGTGATTTCCCACACGTCGGCCGATTCCGGCAGAGCTTGTGTGACCAAGTGAGGCCAGTAGGATTTCAGCATGTAAGGCCGATCCGTACGTAGCAGCCTGATCAAACCGCGGACGACCCGGCGCTCATCGCGCCAAATCAGGTAAACGGCAGCGGGCGTATCGAATTCATCGAATTCCAGATCTTCGAAGTGCAGGTGCGGCAATCCCCGCTGCTCGACGAACACTCGATAACGCAACCGAGCCTGCGACGCGAGTGCGTCCTGGAACAGATGGGCGGTGGACAGCGAGAATGCTTCGATCATGCCGAGCCTGATGCCTCTCGCACTAGAAAGCAGATCCGAGCGATTCGACGTACTGGGGACGTCCCTAGGCGCGGGACACGATTCCGTCACATAGGTCGAATGCAACGAGATCGTACGGATCATGCGACTAGACGGCCGCCGACGCCGCATTTTCCCTCCGCATTGTGGACGCTTCGCGAACCGAGCGCAGCTTAGGGAGACCATCGCTCCATGGGGGGCTATATTCGTTTTCAACGCCGTCGTTTGGCGGCACCAGCGCGAAGCCGTGGAGTAAACATTTTCGGGAGGAACGATGACAGAGTTCGAGGACACCGAGTTCTTCGCCCCGGCCAGAAGGATTCTGGAAAGCGTGGACCTTTCCAACGTCCGGTTCTCAGAACTCGCCGCACGAATTCTGGCCGAGACGGTGTGGTGCCTCAGGTACAAGAGAGCGCGTCGGAACGAACTCTCGTCGACGTCCTTTGTCTTGACGGCTTTTCTCCATCAGCGGTCGGTTCCTGACACGACCGAAGAGCTCGCTAAACTACGCGACGTCTTGGCGTCGTCGGGTTTGGCCGAGAACGATTTCCTGGAAATGTCTGCCGGTTTTTTCGTCGAAACGCCTGAGTTTCCTATGGAGCCATCGCATCCGACGAAGATCGAAGAAGATATCGTTTTAGGACCTGGCTTCACTCAAGTCCTGCGCGGCTGGTTTTCGAACAGTCCTCTCCCTGCCGATGTTCTCCTTCTCATGTTGCTTGACGACAAGAGCACGGGGATCTCGAAGCGAATTCGGGATGCCGTGGAAAGAAAAACCTCGCCCCTTGCGATGCTCGATGGCGGTGCTTCCTCGCAGAACGAGGGAGTCGGGCAAGCGTCAGCCGGGAGCGGTGATCGCCAGACGAGAGTGTCGACGGAAGATGCTGCCGATGCTCCGAAAGGCGCCGCATTCGACGAGCGGCAGCCGCGCTCTGCGGCACCGGGTTCCTCGAGGCGTCACGCGGGTATCGTTCGGGAAGCCACGCCTGATGAACTGGGATTGAACGTAGAACAGTATGCGAAAGCTCTCGCAACGATCCTGCGGGTTTCGGACGGCGAGTTCAGCTTCGCTCTCTTCGGTCGCTGGGGAAGCGGAAAAACGACGCTCCTGAAGCTGTTGCAGCCATATCTCGAGAAGCCAGATATCTACAAGAAAGCGGTCGTGGTCGGTCCAAAGGAAACATATGCCGATCTGGAGTATCGCGTAGTCGTTCACAACGCATGGAAGTACAGAAGTCCGCCGGAATCATGGGTCTATCTCTACAAGAGTCTCGCGAGCGCCGTCATGGCCCGGGCCAGCCAGCTCGATCGATGGGCGATAGCGCTGCGGGTTGCGATGGACCGCAACGGGCTGTTCTCGTTGCTCGCGTCGCTCATAGTGTTGGCCGTGGCTTT is a genomic window of Bradyrhizobium sp. CB1717 containing:
- a CDS encoding CBASS cGAMP-activated phospholipase, which codes for METKSTKNKKFQILALSGGGYLGLYSCDILARLEERAGRPIGSCFDLIAGTSVGGILAAGVALEVPASRMRALFIERGQSIFSARPRPSLGWLDAGRSLFSSKYDGKALQSVVTEIIGDQTTMAACKHRLIIPTVNMTKGSVQMFKTGHHPDFTLDPKRRLVDVVMATSAAPTYFPLAEIGNAHYADGGLVANAPDQCALHEATHFLGQDMHHISILSIGTTSTGFSLKRSLGRNFGSAKWMTRGRLLRTIVSSQQQLVDYMLRHQLGDRYLRIDATQSEEQQADLALDVANADAQGTLLGLAEGSFQKVAADPRLPHFLQHMPDSPEFPGAALATR
- a CDS encoding DUF6088 family protein codes for the protein MTPLSTRILEATKELPEGAPIAAKALLHLGKRAAVDQALSRLAERGKLLRAKRGVYLRPVESRFGIRAPSVEKVVEETKARSGETIVSSGAAAANHLGLTTQVPVRQVYLTSGPSRELHLGKLVVEFKHAPGWQLTLANRRAGEVVRALAWFGPETARQALRSVSQRLTPTEVNELRSAASSLPTWLARPVSELRVG
- a CDS encoding nucleotidyl transferase AbiEii/AbiGii toxin family protein, giving the protein MDKFLNLSDAERREALGVAASNSGRPTHLLEKDVWVVWCLNALFSSPLGEHLVFKGGTSLSKAYGAIRRFSEDVDLTYDIRAIAPDLVNTSDDNPVPQNRSQSKKWSDKARERLPGWVKDEALPVINQRLSDDKLSAKAEAKDEKIFVTYAPLETGNGYVGAAVMLEFGARSTGEPSELHDVVCDAAEYLETLEFPTAKPKTMKAERTFWEKATAIHVFCVQGKLKGERFARHWYDLVRLDDVKIAEAALKDRKLAATVADHKSWFFVEKDPTGAVIDYKKAVAGALKLVPTGQSRTVLEQDYRHMVNDGLLLDAPDTFDELMRRCAEIEARANKSA
- a CDS encoding alpha/beta hydrolase — encoded protein: MRTRIAVSVAKASEIGEERRLTIEGSPLAFIRTGGRRCAVLLIHGNSACKEIFEHQISFLANRGHDVVAPDLPGHGSSGNASEPRSTYSFPGYARTLRVLMQTLGISSFHVVGWSLGGHIGIEMWVGDETVRSLLITGTPPVRLSAAGASEGFRPSPVMDLAGKAAFSQADVRDYASAMLGAPVDPKSWFGRRVARTDGEARRLMLENGLAGVGHDQVDAVSDCPRPLAIVQGKNDPFVDLTHIRSLTYRNLWLKNPIIISGGHAPHWMCPNEFNSCLGGFITE
- a CDS encoding LuxR family transcriptional regulator, producing MIATIEHFISSSQSVFTPESLRELYLEAIEDEGYQNAVFARTRDGRLVDIPWTRFPEGYADCYVANQWDKLDPVVHFVRLARCPFSWEDVCARMNLSADQKRFLAACRDMGVHSGVTVPLHGPGTDIDLISLSLRDEKRAPEGRMATIYGLSFQYRIRLSEITDECAKPRSELTSKEVECLQWCKEGKTNWEIGEILSISEKTVEFHVSNTIRKLGVSNRITAVVKAIQIGIISI
- a CDS encoding aminotransferase class III-fold pyridoxal phosphate-dependent enzyme yields the protein MARDPSGGLDPVAAIIVETVQGEGGLNVASIAWLRTLRKICTEIGALLIVDDVQAGCGRTGDFFSFERAGIVPDMVCLSKSISGAGLPMALLLVLPQFDVWKPGEHNGTFRGNSLAFVAATAAMEEWRGSNLRTDIETRSSTLDAWLDGAAEAFPDVVERKKGLGMMAGLRFHEPRVARAVADEARNRRILLETCGPYDEVIKIFPPLNIEADLLSEGLGRLGQAIETQGAKASCDSRAA
- a CDS encoding acyl-homoserine-lactone synthase; this translates as MIEAFSLSTAHLFQDALASQARLRYRVFVEQRGLPHLHFEDLEFDEFDTPAAVYLIWRDERRVVRGLIRLLRTDRPYMLKSYWPHLVTQALPESADVWEITRVCVDKSVTRIVRRTIIPELLSAVADYLERVEANGIVGVTRAHLLSHFIRSGITWLGEPALIEGEIERAFFVPRNCVRPEYHCARYGIGTVRVHSGHVDERAA